In Afipia sp. GAS231, a single window of DNA contains:
- a CDS encoding ABC transporter substrate-binding protein — translation MLATALVVGVPALASAESVLRIGMTAADIPRTLGQPDQGFEGNRFTGLTMYDALTMWDLSSADKASVMIPGLATEWKVDEQDKKKWTFKLRPGVTFHDGSPFNADAVVWNVEKVLKQDAPQFDASQVGVTASRMPTLASAKKIDDLTVELITKEPDSFLPINLTNLFMASPAKWQKLFDAAEGADAKAKSQAAWAAFAKDASGTGPWKMSAFTPRERLELAKNADYWDKARVPKVDKMVLLPMPEANARTAALLSGQVDWVEAPAPDAVAEIKQRGFVIQSNEEPHVWPWQFSRVEGSPWNDIRVRKAANLCVDREGLKDGLLAGLMVPATGTFEPGHPWRGNPTFQIKYDKPAAQKLMQEAGFGPTKKLTVKIQTSASGSGQMLPLPMNEYLQQALAECYFDVQLDVIEWNTLFTNWRRGAKDPSANGANATNVTYAAMDPFFALVRFLQSSMAPPVSNNWGFNNNPKFDELVTRARQTFEPAARDAALAELHAASVDDAAFLYVAHDVAPRAMSPKIKGFVQPKSWFVDFSPVSIAP, via the coding sequence ATGCTGGCGACCGCCCTGGTGGTGGGTGTGCCGGCGCTGGCTTCGGCCGAATCCGTGCTGCGGATCGGCATGACGGCCGCCGATATTCCGCGCACCCTCGGCCAGCCCGACCAGGGCTTTGAGGGCAACCGCTTCACCGGCCTCACGATGTATGACGCGCTGACGATGTGGGACCTGTCCTCGGCCGACAAGGCGAGCGTCATGATTCCCGGCCTCGCCACCGAATGGAAAGTGGACGAGCAAGACAAGAAGAAGTGGACCTTCAAGCTGCGTCCCGGCGTCACCTTCCACGACGGTTCGCCGTTCAACGCCGACGCCGTGGTCTGGAACGTCGAGAAGGTGCTGAAGCAGGATGCGCCGCAATTCGACGCCAGCCAGGTCGGCGTCACCGCCTCGCGCATGCCGACCTTGGCGTCGGCGAAGAAGATCGACGACCTGACGGTGGAGCTGATCACCAAGGAGCCGGACTCGTTCCTGCCGATCAACCTCACCAACCTGTTCATGGCCAGCCCAGCGAAATGGCAGAAGCTGTTTGACGCCGCCGAAGGCGCCGATGCCAAGGCGAAATCGCAGGCGGCTTGGGCCGCGTTCGCCAAGGACGCTTCGGGCACCGGCCCCTGGAAGATGTCAGCGTTCACGCCGCGCGAGCGGCTCGAACTGGCCAAAAACGCCGACTATTGGGATAAGGCGCGCGTTCCCAAGGTCGACAAGATGGTGCTGCTGCCGATGCCGGAGGCGAACGCCCGCACCGCGGCGCTGCTGTCCGGTCAGGTCGACTGGGTCGAGGCGCCGGCCCCCGATGCGGTTGCCGAAATCAAGCAGCGCGGTTTTGTGATCCAGAGCAACGAGGAGCCGCATGTCTGGCCGTGGCAGTTCTCCCGCGTCGAAGGTTCGCCCTGGAACGACATCAGGGTACGCAAGGCCGCCAATCTCTGCGTCGATCGCGAAGGCCTCAAAGACGGCCTGCTCGCCGGCCTGATGGTGCCCGCCACCGGCACCTTCGAGCCCGGCCATCCCTGGCGCGGCAATCCGACCTTCCAGATCAAATACGACAAGCCGGCCGCGCAGAAGCTGATGCAGGAAGCCGGCTTCGGTCCGACCAAGAAGCTCACGGTCAAGATCCAGACCTCGGCGTCCGGCTCGGGCCAGATGTTGCCGCTGCCGATGAACGAATACCTGCAGCAGGCGCTGGCGGAATGTTACTTTGACGTCCAGCTCGACGTCATCGAATGGAACACGCTGTTCACCAACTGGCGGCGCGGCGCCAAGGATCCTTCCGCCAACGGTGCCAATGCCACCAACGTCACCTATGCGGCGATGGATCCGTTCTTCGCTCTGGTGCGATTCCTGCAGTCGTCGATGGCGCCCCCGGTGTCGAACAACTGGGGTTTCAACAACAACCCCAAGTTCGACGAACTGGTGACCAGGGCGCGCCAGACCTTCGAGCCGGCGGCGCGTGACGCGGCGCTGGCCGAACTGCACGCGGCCTCGGTCGACGACGCGGCATTCCTCTACGTCGCCCACGACGTCGCCCCGCGCGCGATGAGCCCGAAGATCAAGGGCTTTGTGCAGCCGAAGAGCTGGTTCGTCGACTTCTCGCCGGTATCGATCGCGCCGTAG
- a CDS encoding amidase, with the protein MSLVAVAKAIAEKKFSSREVTQSCLNRIAEWQPRLNAFMAIEAESALAAADVADAALANGKSRGPLHGVPLAHKDMYYDAGKVVTCGSKIRRDFVATTTSTALQRLKDAGTVRSGSLQMVEFAYGPTGHNPHYGAVHNPWNVDHITGGSSSGSGSAVAARLTFAALGSDTGGSIRMPAHFCGVTGLKTTVGRVSRAGAMPLSQSLDTVGPLAQTVEDCALLTGLMAGADPEDLTASTRPVPDYMAATKGSLKGLRIGVPTAFYVDDLDAEVADVLDETIATLQKEGAEIVKVELPDQRQLTAACQIVLATEAAAFHKRWLIERPQDYGAQVLMRLQNGLAIPAVSYLEAMRWRGPALAAYLTAVTGTDAVLAPVAPMPAPTIAESDVGNSINAEAVIQRITKFTRPINYLGLPSLSIPTGFTKTGLPVGMQLVGRAFDEAMLIRIGAAFQRATDFHARVPKLA; encoded by the coding sequence ATGTCGCTCGTCGCCGTCGCCAAGGCGATCGCGGAGAAGAAGTTTTCCTCACGTGAAGTCACGCAGTCCTGCCTGAACCGGATCGCGGAGTGGCAGCCGCGCCTTAACGCCTTCATGGCGATCGAGGCGGAAAGCGCGCTCGCTGCCGCCGACGTCGCGGATGCCGCTCTCGCCAACGGAAAGAGCCGTGGCCCGCTGCATGGCGTGCCGCTGGCGCACAAGGACATGTACTACGACGCCGGCAAGGTGGTGACCTGCGGCTCAAAAATCCGTCGCGATTTCGTCGCGACGACGACCTCGACCGCGCTGCAGCGGCTGAAGGACGCCGGCACGGTTCGATCAGGTTCGCTGCAGATGGTGGAATTCGCATACGGCCCGACCGGCCATAACCCGCATTATGGCGCGGTGCATAATCCCTGGAATGTCGATCACATCACCGGCGGTTCGTCGTCGGGCTCCGGCTCGGCGGTCGCGGCGCGGCTGACCTTTGCGGCGCTGGGATCGGATACCGGCGGCTCGATCCGGATGCCCGCGCATTTCTGCGGCGTCACCGGCCTGAAGACCACGGTCGGCCGCGTCAGCCGCGCCGGCGCGATGCCGCTGTCGCAGTCGCTCGATACGGTCGGCCCGCTGGCGCAAACCGTGGAAGATTGCGCGCTGTTGACCGGATTGATGGCGGGCGCGGACCCTGAGGATCTCACGGCTTCGACGCGGCCGGTGCCGGACTACATGGCGGCCACCAAAGGTTCGCTCAAAGGCCTCAGGATCGGCGTGCCCACCGCGTTCTATGTCGACGATCTCGATGCGGAAGTCGCTGATGTGCTCGACGAGACCATTGCGACGCTCCAAAAAGAAGGCGCCGAGATCGTCAAGGTCGAATTGCCGGATCAGCGCCAGCTCACCGCGGCTTGCCAGATCGTGCTCGCGACCGAAGCTGCGGCATTTCACAAGCGCTGGCTGATCGAGCGGCCGCAGGATTACGGCGCGCAAGTCTTGATGCGGCTGCAGAACGGGCTCGCGATCCCCGCGGTATCCTATCTCGAAGCGATGCGCTGGCGAGGTCCGGCGTTGGCCGCGTATCTCACAGCCGTCACCGGCACCGACGCCGTGCTGGCCCCGGTGGCGCCGATGCCGGCGCCGACCATTGCCGAAAGCGATGTCGGCAACAGCATCAATGCGGAAGCGGTGATCCAGCGGATCACGAAATTCACCCGCCCGATCAACTATCTCGGCCTGCCGTCGCTTTCGATCCCGACCGGTTTCACCAAGACCGGCCTGCCGGTCGGCATGCAACTGGTCGGCCGCGCCTTCGATGAGGCAATGCTGATCCGTATCGGCGCGGCGTTCCAGCGCGCCACCGATTTCCACGCACGGGTGCCAAAGCTCGCATGA
- a CDS encoding GlsB/YeaQ/YmgE family stress response membrane protein: MYISNESILVVLFVGLVAGWLAGKIVRGTGFGIIGDILVGIAGALVATFLFPKLGLHIGSGLVSEIIYSAIGAVVLLLIVRLVRGRM; encoded by the coding sequence ATGTACATATCCAATGAAAGCATTCTCGTTGTTCTGTTCGTCGGTCTGGTAGCGGGCTGGCTCGCCGGCAAGATCGTGCGCGGCACCGGCTTTGGCATCATCGGCGACATCCTGGTCGGTATCGCCGGCGCGCTGGTCGCCACCTTCCTGTTTCCAAAACTCGGCCTTCATATCGGCAGTGGCCTCGTCTCGGAGATCATCTATTCCGCGATCGGCGCCGTCGTGCTGCTTCTGATCGTGCGGCTGGTTCGCGGCCGGATGTAG
- a CDS encoding ABC transporter permease, with protein MSDTALQAAPATKARGYWATVGRRIVRDKVSMACALVLALIFLSALCAPWLGLADPYAGSMIRRLRHIGTPNYPLGTDELGRDMLARLVYGGRLSLIIGILPVILAFGIGTSLGLVAGYVGGKLNTAIMRTVDVFYAFPSVLLAIAISGALGAGIVNSIVSLTIVFVPQITRVAESVTTGVRNMDFVEAARASGAGAFTIMRVHMLGNVLGPIFVYATGLISVSMILAAGLSFLGLGTKPPEPEWGLMLNTLRTAIYVNPWVAALPGAMIFAVSICFNLLSDGMRSAMDIRN; from the coding sequence ATGTCAGATACCGCCCTGCAGGCCGCGCCCGCCACCAAGGCGCGCGGCTATTGGGCCACCGTCGGCCGCCGTATTGTCAGAGACAAGGTCAGCATGGCCTGCGCGCTGGTTCTGGCATTGATCTTCCTGTCGGCGCTGTGCGCGCCGTGGCTCGGCCTCGCCGATCCCTATGCCGGTTCGATGATCCGCAGGCTTCGCCATATCGGCACCCCGAATTATCCGCTCGGCACCGACGAGCTCGGCCGCGACATGCTGGCGCGGCTGGTCTATGGCGGGCGGCTGTCGCTGATCATCGGCATTCTGCCTGTGATCCTCGCCTTCGGGATCGGCACGTCCTTGGGCCTCGTCGCCGGCTATGTCGGCGGCAAGCTCAATACCGCGATCATGCGCACGGTGGACGTGTTCTACGCTTTCCCCTCGGTGCTGCTGGCGATTGCGATTTCCGGCGCGCTCGGCGCCGGCATCGTCAACTCCATCGTCTCGCTGACCATCGTGTTCGTGCCGCAGATTACGCGCGTCGCGGAAAGCGTCACGACAGGCGTGCGCAACATGGATTTCGTCGAGGCCGCGCGCGCCTCGGGCGCTGGCGCCTTCACCATCATGCGCGTGCACATGCTCGGCAACGTGCTCGGGCCGATCTTCGTCTACGCCACCGGGCTGATTTCGGTGTCGATGATCCTGGCCGCCGGCCTGTCGTTTCTTGGCCTCGGAACAAAACCGCCGGAGCCGGAATGGGGCCTGATGCTCAACACGCTGCGCACCGCGATCTATGTCAATCCGTGGGTGGCGGCGCTGCCCGGCGCCATGATCTTCGCGGTCTCGATCTGCTTCAACCTGCTCAGCGACGGCATGCGCAGCGCCATGGACATCAGGAACTGA
- a CDS encoding DUF1236 domain-containing protein translates to MIRRAIGITALVAVVALPVVAQAQGVPGGVERGSREGERAAGPVGAVVGGVIGGVVGGVNGVLGVDQRPRFHSYVVERHHPSYEYQGDFRVGTVLPEAGVTYYDVPQEYNQPSYRYTVVNGRTVLVEPRTRRVVEIVE, encoded by the coding sequence ATGATCCGCCGCGCTATCGGAATTACCGCCCTTGTTGCCGTCGTAGCGCTTCCCGTCGTGGCGCAAGCCCAGGGTGTTCCTGGCGGCGTGGAACGAGGTTCTCGGGAAGGCGAACGGGCCGCGGGTCCGGTGGGCGCCGTGGTCGGTGGCGTCATCGGCGGCGTGGTCGGTGGCGTGAATGGCGTGCTTGGTGTCGACCAGCGCCCGCGCTTCCACAGCTACGTGGTCGAGCGGCATCATCCTTCCTACGAATATCAGGGCGATTTCCGCGTCGGCACGGTGCTGCCCGAAGCGGGCGTCACTTACTACGACGTACCGCAAGAATACAATCAGCCAAGCTATCGCTATACGGTCGTGAACGGTCGCACGGTTCTGGTCGAACCGCGTACCCGCCGTGTCGTCGAAATCGTCGAGTAA
- a CDS encoding LysR substrate-binding domain-containing protein, whose amino-acid sequence MNIIHPLDVPGSALRAIPPLTALLAFERAATQLSFRRAARDLSLSPSAISHQIRGLEEQFGTKLFVRGARSVRLTADGERYLAKVSAALATLQDAGRDMLQQRRGATSELWISSLPFFTSAVLLPALPDFKRRHPDLTLRIEATHQYADFNASRVDVAIRYGREHSTGLKFEPLVTVKGLPVCAPALVRQGLRAPEDLSRQVLIHLTTQPRSWPAWLKEAGLSHLVPRGHLWLDSVPAMLEAAEHGLGVTLAMAPLIKTRPGFGKKLVAPFAFEGAYHETIYLVSRTEQARDRRIGAVRKWIMEAVARAKD is encoded by the coding sequence ATGAATATTATTCATCCTTTGGACGTCCCCGGATCCGCCCTGCGCGCGATCCCGCCCTTGACCGCGCTGCTGGCGTTCGAGCGCGCCGCCACGCAGTTGAGCTTTCGCCGCGCCGCGCGCGACCTGTCGCTCAGCCCGTCGGCGATCAGCCACCAGATCCGCGGACTGGAGGAGCAGTTCGGCACAAAACTGTTCGTGCGCGGCGCGCGGTCGGTGCGGTTGACCGCCGACGGCGAGCGCTATCTGGCAAAGGTCTCCGCAGCGCTGGCGACGCTGCAGGATGCCGGCCGCGACATGCTGCAGCAACGCCGCGGCGCGACGAGCGAACTCTGGATCAGTTCGCTGCCGTTTTTCACTTCCGCCGTATTGTTGCCGGCCCTGCCGGATTTCAAGCGGCGCCATCCCGATCTGACGCTGCGCATCGAAGCCACGCATCAATATGCCGACTTCAATGCGTCACGCGTCGACGTCGCCATCCGCTATGGCCGCGAACATTCGACCGGGCTGAAATTCGAACCGCTGGTGACGGTGAAGGGATTGCCGGTCTGCGCGCCGGCGCTAGTCCGGCAGGGCTTGCGAGCGCCGGAAGATTTGTCGCGCCAGGTGCTGATTCATCTCACGACACAACCGCGCTCGTGGCCGGCCTGGCTCAAGGAAGCCGGCCTGTCACATCTGGTTCCGCGCGGCCATCTCTGGCTCGACAGCGTGCCGGCGATGCTGGAGGCCGCCGAACACGGGCTCGGCGTCACGCTGGCGATGGCGCCGCTGATCAAGACGCGTCCCGGCTTCGGCAAGAAACTGGTCGCGCCGTTTGCGTTCGAGGGCGCCTATCACGAGACGATCTATCTGGTCTCCCGCACCGAACAGGCGCGCGACCGGCGCATCGGCGCGGTGCGGAAGTGGATCATGGAAGCGGTCGCGCGCGCGAAGGACTGA
- a CDS encoding ABC transporter permease has translation MLVYIVRRIVYVIPIVISVALVCFLLVHITPGDPLVAVLPADASQELAQQLRVAYGFDRPLPVQFGLWLWRAVHGDLGNSIATGRAVLTEVLRAVGNTVTLAIAAALIGFTLGLFFGLIAGYFRDTWVDKVATSIAIAGVSVPHYWLGMVLVIIFSVQLNWLPAVGAGPGGSGSWAWDWEHMKYLVLPAITTSVIPMGIVTRTVRALTGDILSQDFVEALRAKGLRETDVFRHVIKNAAPTALAVMGLQLGYMLGGSILIETVFSWPGSGLLLNSAIFQRDLPLLQGTILVLALFFVALNLLVDIAQASIDPRIKRS, from the coding sequence GTGCTCGTCTATATCGTCAGGCGTATCGTCTACGTCATCCCGATCGTGATCAGCGTGGCGCTGGTGTGCTTCCTGTTGGTGCACATCACGCCCGGCGATCCCCTCGTCGCGGTACTGCCGGCGGATGCGTCGCAGGAACTGGCACAGCAACTGCGCGTCGCCTACGGCTTCGACCGTCCGCTGCCGGTGCAATTCGGGCTCTGGCTGTGGCGCGCGGTCCATGGCGACCTCGGCAACTCCATCGCCACCGGCCGCGCGGTGCTGACCGAAGTGCTGCGCGCGGTCGGCAACACCGTGACACTCGCTATCGCAGCCGCCCTGATCGGCTTTACGCTCGGCTTGTTCTTCGGCCTGATCGCCGGCTATTTCCGCGACACCTGGGTTGACAAGGTCGCGACCTCAATCGCGATCGCCGGCGTCTCGGTGCCGCATTACTGGCTCGGCATGGTGCTGGTCATCATCTTCTCGGTGCAGCTCAACTGGTTGCCCGCGGTCGGCGCCGGTCCCGGCGGCTCGGGTTCGTGGGCCTGGGACTGGGAGCACATGAAATATCTGGTGCTGCCCGCGATCACGACCTCGGTGATCCCGATGGGTATCGTCACCCGCACCGTGCGGGCGCTGACCGGCGATATCCTCAGCCAGGATTTCGTCGAGGCGTTGCGCGCCAAGGGCCTGCGCGAAACCGATGTGTTCCGTCACGTCATTAAGAACGCGGCGCCGACGGCGCTTGCGGTGATGGGACTTCAATTGGGCTACATGCTCGGCGGCTCGATTCTGATCGAGACCGTGTTTTCGTGGCCGGGTTCGGGGCTCTTACTGAATTCGGCGATCTTCCAGCGCGACCTGCCGCTGCTGCAAGGCACCATCCTGGTGCTGGCGCTGTTCTTCGTCGCCCTCAATCTGCTGGTCGATATCGCGCAAGCCTCGATCGACCCACGTATCAAAAGAAGCTAA
- a CDS encoding ABC transporter substrate-binding protein encodes MRTLKTMLFAAAALATGIGLPATSAHAESVVRYGISMADIPLTTGQPDRGAGAYQFTAYTIYDPLVAWEMDVSDRPGKLVPGLATEWKVDDKDKTKWRFTLRKGVKFHDGSDFNADAVIWNLDKVLNDKAPQFDKRQSAQVKTRLPSVASYAKIDDDTVEITTKKVDSFFPYQMLWFLVSSPTQYEKLGKDWDKFASQPSGTGPFKLTKLVPRELAELTKNPDYWDKKRIPKTDRLVLIPMPEALTRTNALLAGQVDLIETPAPDAVPQLKSAGMKIVDNITPHVWNYHLSVLPGSPWTDVRLRKALNLAIDRESVVGLMNGLAKPAKGQVDPSSPWFGKPSFDIKYDLAEAKKLVQEAGYSKDKPLKATFIIAQGGTGQMLSLPINEFLQQSFKEIGIEIDFKVVELETLYTHWRKGAADEMNAGITANNIAYVTSDPLYAIVRFFASDQIAPVGVNWGGYNNPKVDALINEAKETFDTAKQDELIAQAHSLVVDDAVLVWVVHDTNPHALSPKVKKFVQAQHWFQDLTQIGLE; translated from the coding sequence ATGCGCACCCTGAAGACGATGCTTTTCGCTGCCGCGGCGCTGGCCACCGGCATCGGCCTGCCGGCGACGTCCGCGCACGCCGAATCCGTGGTGCGCTACGGCATTTCGATGGCCGACATCCCGCTGACGACAGGTCAGCCCGACCGCGGCGCCGGCGCCTATCAGTTCACAGCCTATACGATTTACGATCCGCTGGTGGCCTGGGAAATGGACGTCTCCGACCGGCCGGGCAAACTGGTGCCGGGCCTCGCCACCGAATGGAAGGTCGACGACAAGGACAAGACCAAATGGCGCTTCACGCTCCGCAAGGGCGTCAAGTTTCATGATGGCAGTGACTTCAATGCCGATGCGGTGATCTGGAATCTGGACAAGGTGCTGAACGACAAGGCACCGCAGTTCGACAAGCGCCAGAGCGCGCAGGTCAAGACCCGCCTGCCTTCGGTCGCCAGCTACGCCAAGATCGACGACGACACCGTCGAGATCACGACCAAGAAAGTCGACTCGTTCTTTCCCTACCAGATGCTCTGGTTCCTGGTCTCGAGCCCGACGCAATATGAAAAGCTCGGCAAGGACTGGGACAAGTTCGCCAGCCAGCCGTCCGGCACCGGGCCGTTCAAATTGACCAAGCTGGTGCCGCGCGAACTCGCCGAACTCACGAAGAATCCGGACTACTGGGACAAGAAGCGGATTCCGAAGACCGACAGACTGGTGCTGATTCCGATGCCGGAAGCGCTGACCCGCACCAACGCGTTGCTGGCGGGCCAGGTCGATCTGATCGAAACCCCGGCGCCGGACGCGGTGCCGCAGCTTAAATCCGCCGGGATGAAGATCGTCGACAACATCACCCCGCATGTCTGGAACTATCACCTGAGCGTGCTGCCCGGCTCGCCCTGGACCGACGTGCGCCTGCGCAAGGCGCTTAACCTCGCGATCGATCGCGAAAGCGTGGTCGGATTGATGAACGGTCTCGCCAAGCCCGCCAAGGGCCAGGTCGACCCGTCGAGCCCGTGGTTCGGCAAGCCCTCCTTCGACATCAAATACGATCTCGCCGAGGCCAAAAAGCTGGTGCAGGAAGCCGGCTATTCGAAGGACAAGCCGCTGAAGGCCACCTTCATCATCGCGCAAGGCGGCACCGGCCAGATGCTGTCGCTGCCGATAAACGAATTCCTGCAGCAGAGCTTCAAGGAAATCGGCATCGAGATCGACTTCAAGGTGGTCGAGCTCGAGACACTCTATACGCACTGGCGCAAGGGCGCGGCCGACGAGATGAACGCCGGCATCACCGCCAACAACATCGCCTATGTGACCTCGGATCCGCTCTACGCCATCGTCCGCTTCTTTGCCTCCGACCAGATCGCGCCTGTTGGCGTCAACTGGGGCGGCTACAACAACCCGAAGGTCGATGCGCTGATCAACGAAGCCAAGGAAACCTTCGATACCGCCAAGCAGGATGAGTTGATCGCGCAAGCGCATTCGCTTGTCGTTGACGATGCGGTGCTGGTGTGGGTGGTGCACGACACCAACCCGCATGCGCTGTCGCCGAAGGTGAAAAAGTTCGTGCAGGCGCAGCACTGGTTCCAGGATCTGACGCAGATCGGGCTGGAGTGA
- a CDS encoding ABC transporter ATP-binding protein, whose amino-acid sequence MQELKKETVELMEPIEDIGGAAQPLLQVSGLTKHFPVRGDLFSPRKTVRAVDNVSFAIAKGETVGIVGESGCGKSTTARLLMHLMKRDAGDIVYDGLQVGRALSLRELRRGMQMVFQDSYASLNPRLTIEESIAFGPKVHGMADAAARVLARELLGKVGLRPENFANRYPHEISGGQRQRVNIARALALSPRLVILDEAVSALDKSVEAQVLNLLADLKREFGLTYLFISHDLNVVRYISDRVLVMYLGEVVELGPVDKVWDQPAHPYTRALLAAMPSSDPDKRTETPPISGDPPNPIDPPSGCRFHTRCPFAEPLCANATPKLSDLDTMGHQAACYMAIPGSGHSRAPAKENNKENNMGANAA is encoded by the coding sequence ATGCAGGAACTGAAAAAAGAAACTGTCGAACTCATGGAGCCGATCGAGGACATCGGCGGCGCGGCGCAGCCGCTGTTGCAGGTCTCCGGCCTGACCAAACATTTCCCGGTGCGGGGCGACCTGTTCAGCCCGCGCAAGACCGTGCGCGCGGTGGATAACGTCTCGTTTGCGATCGCCAAGGGCGAGACCGTCGGGATCGTCGGCGAATCCGGCTGCGGCAAGTCGACCACGGCGCGGCTGTTGATGCACCTGATGAAGCGCGATGCCGGCGATATCGTCTATGACGGCCTGCAGGTCGGTCGCGCCTTGTCGCTGCGCGAATTGCGCCGCGGCATGCAGATGGTGTTTCAGGACAGCTACGCCTCGCTCAATCCGCGCCTGACCATTGAAGAGTCGATTGCGTTCGGGCCCAAGGTCCACGGCATGGCGGACGCCGCGGCGCGCGTGTTGGCCCGCGAACTCCTCGGCAAGGTCGGCCTGCGGCCGGAAAATTTCGCCAACCGCTATCCTCACGAGATTTCCGGCGGCCAGCGCCAGCGCGTCAATATCGCGCGTGCGCTGGCGCTGTCGCCGCGGCTGGTGATCCTCGACGAGGCGGTCTCGGCGCTCGACAAGTCGGTCGAGGCCCAGGTGCTCAACCTGTTGGCCGACCTGAAGCGCGAATTCGGCCTGACCTATCTCTTCATCAGCCACGACCTCAACGTGGTGCGTTACATCTCGGACCGCGTGCTGGTGATGTATCTCGGTGAAGTCGTCGAACTCGGCCCGGTCGACAAGGTCTGGGACCAGCCGGCGCATCCCTATACGCGGGCGCTTTTGGCCGCGATGCCGTCGTCCGATCCGGACAAGCGCACCGAGACGCCGCCGATTTCCGGCGATCCGCCCAATCCGATCGACCCGCCGTCCGGCTGCCGCTTTCACACCCGCTGCCCGTTTGCGGAGCCGCTCTGCGCAAATGCGACACCAAAACTCTCAGACCTCGATACAATGGGTCATCAAGCGGCGTGCTACATGGCCATTCCAGGCTCGGGGCACAGCCGCGCACCGGCCAAAGAAAATAACAAGGAAAATAATATGGGAGCCAACGCCGCATGA
- a CDS encoding ABC transporter ATP-binding protein has protein sequence MTNLVEIDNLNIRFTGERTVHAVNDLSLTLGEGEVLGLLGESGSGKSVTLRALMRLLPKKRTQISGRVNVLGRDVLALDDEELSDFRGQTVSMIFQEPALALDPVYTIGRQIAESVIRHEGKSERDAMARALEMLEVVRIPSAKRRLEAYPHEMSGGMRQRAMIALALACKPKILLADEPTTALDATVQIQILLLLRELQREFGMSVIFVTHDIGVAIEICDRVAVMYAGQIVEQGTLGQIVRSPVHPYPKGLLASTVHGAKRGQRLETIPGTPPSLDKAPVSCSFAPRCSQAQPRCTEQLPSNVAISAGHTARCVLAEPAAVAAT, from the coding sequence ATGACCAACCTCGTCGAGATCGATAACCTCAACATCCGCTTCACCGGCGAGCGCACGGTGCATGCCGTCAACGATCTCTCGTTGACGCTCGGCGAGGGCGAGGTCCTTGGCCTGCTTGGGGAGTCCGGTTCCGGCAAGAGTGTGACCCTGCGCGCGCTGATGCGGCTGTTGCCAAAAAAGCGCACGCAGATTTCCGGACGCGTGAACGTGCTCGGACGCGACGTGCTGGCGCTCGACGACGAGGAATTGTCTGATTTTCGCGGTCAGACCGTTTCGATGATCTTTCAGGAGCCGGCGCTGGCGCTCGATCCGGTTTACACCATCGGCAGGCAGATCGCGGAAAGCGTGATCCGCCATGAGGGCAAGAGCGAGCGCGACGCGATGGCGCGGGCGCTGGAAATGCTGGAAGTGGTGCGGATTCCGTCCGCCAAACGCCGCCTCGAAGCCTATCCGCACGAAATGTCCGGCGGCATGCGGCAGCGCGCGATGATAGCGCTGGCTTTGGCTTGCAAACCGAAAATCCTGCTGGCCGACGAGCCGACCACCGCGCTGGATGCCACCGTGCAGATCCAGATTCTGCTGCTGCTGCGCGAATTGCAGCGCGAGTTCGGCATGTCCGTCATCTTCGTGACACATGACATTGGTGTGGCGATCGAAATCTGCGATCGCGTCGCCGTCATGTATGCCGGCCAGATCGTGGAGCAGGGCACGCTCGGCCAGATCGTGCGTTCGCCGGTTCACCCCTATCCGAAGGGGTTGCTGGCTTCGACCGTCCACGGCGCCAAGCGCGGGCAGCGGCTGGAGACCATCCCGGGCACGCCGCCGTCGCTCGACAAAGCGCCCGTTAGCTGCTCCTTTGCGCCGCGCTGCAGCCAGGCGCAGCCGCGCTGCACCGAGCAGTTGCCATCAAATGTGGCGATATCGGCAGGCCACACCGCGCGCTGCGTGCTGGCGGAGCCGGCGGCTGTGGCTGCGACTTAG